CGATACAGATAGCGTCGTCGATTGCCACGACTGGAATAAGAGCCTGAGTGAGAGGGCCTTCAGCCTTGTGCCGTCGGACCACCATTATCGTGCTGGCAGGGGCAGTGGCGGCGGCAATGGCCCCGATGACCAGGCCTACCCCTGACGAATGCCCGAGCAAGACCGATACCAGGGCAACCAGGGCAAAGGCCCCAAGCGCCTGGGCGAGAGCCATCCCAAGGACTCCACGGGCGAGCGAACGAAGCCTCCCGGCCTCCAACTCGCCTCCCACAACGAAGGCAATCAGCCCGAGACCGATGTCCGTTGCCAGAGCTATAGCCATCCCCGAGACAGGCTGCCTGATACCCGGCCACACCTGCCCCAGAACCAGACCGGCGACCAAGTAACCCGTAACCGAGGACATCTTCAACTCACCCGCGAGCCTTCCCGCCGCTACGCCCGAAATAAGCAGGAGGCCGATCGCCAGCACGACGTTCATAGGTAACCTCCCCGCCCGCACACCACTACTTCGTCAGAGAATCCAGGCCTGACTGGGTTTTGGGGAACCCGACAACCCTGCCGACGGGAACCGTGAACAGAAGGCCGGTGCCCGGCCTGGTGAGATCCCCGACGACACTCTGTACAGCGGATATTGCCTCATCCACCTTATCGTCAGGAAGGAGCGCGAACACAGTCCTATTGTAAGGCCTGCTCTCATTAAGGTGGTGCCTGAGAGCCGCGAAGATCGGGAGAGACCCGGGATCGATCTCGGATAGCGTTCGCCCCATCCCGACGCTCTCTATGCACGTCGCGCCGGTTATTCCGGCGTGTAGGAAGGCAGACAGCAGGTCGTCCAGAAGCGCAGTGTCGTTGATTACGACAAAGAGCAGTTGCACGTGGTTCTCCTCCCCGCGGCGCGGCGCGCCGGATCATTACAGACCCTGTTGACCGACATCCGGCAAGTCGAATGGTGATACTAAGCCTGTTCTTCGGCATGCCAGGCTCAGAATCCTGCGGACGAGTGTCGGGTAGTCCATCCCGGCAGCCAGCGCCACTTTGGGCAGATCGCTGTAGTCGGGGCGCATTCCAGGCAGGCTGTTTATCTCTATGACGTAAGGTTGTCCCCCACGTTCCCGGATATCTACCCGGGCCACATCTCTGCATCCGATGCTCATGAATGCGCCGCATGCGGCAGCCTCAAGAGCAGTACGGAGTTCAGGTGAGATAGGCGCAGGGCAGAGGTACTTGGTGGACTCCCCGAAATCCTTCTTCACCTCATAGGTGTAGAACCGTCCAGTCTCGGGCGGAAGCTCACTGAAGTCGATGAGAAGCGGAGGCAAAGCGCGGACGCAAGGGGGATTGCCCATGACTCCTACAGTGAACTCCGCCCCCTCGATGAACTCCTCCACTACGACAGGCAGGCCGAACTCTGTGCGAACTCGCTCCACCTGAGCCACAGCCTCGGCTGCAGTGCGAACCAAGCTGTCTCTGTGGATCCCCATGCCTGATCCTTCGCGCCCGGGCTTGACTATCGCGGGAAATGTGTCCCACCCATCGAGTTCTTCCGGGCCTGTGAGGATAGTCCTGAACTTGGGCGTGGCGATTCCATAGTAGCTCATTACCTTCTTCGCCGCCGCCTTGTCAAGCGCCAGAGCATGCGCCAGGACTCCTGACCCGGTGTAGGGAATGCCTACCATCTCCAGCATTGCCGGAACCTGAGACTGCCTGCTCTCACCACGGACCCCAGAACTCAGGTTGAAGACTATGTCCGGCTTGGCTCCTCGTATGGCCGCGAGAAATTCGCTATCAGCCGGTACCACGCACGTCTCACATCTCTCAATAAGAGCGGCGGTCACCGCGCGGGCGGCGTCCCCGCGTTCTTCTAGGGGGTCCACAGCCACAGCTACTCTCAACCAAGACCCTCCTTCGAATCAGATTATCACCCTGATGGTTAGATCCTCGGCCCCCATCGCCAGTTCGCCGATGATCTGCGCGGCCTCCCGGGCGGTCCGGACTGCATCCATGACGCTTTGACACTCATGCGGCCGGAGCAGAACCACCACGCGCCGCAGGTCACGCTTGCATCCAGAGGGCCTTTCCACGGCCACAGCACAGGCAGGAAGTCCGCAGGCCTGCAGGCGCGAGTTGATCTCGTCCAACACCCCTATCACCTCCGCATGGCACACTATGCGTCGGCAGAGGTGAACGGTACGCCTGATCAGACCTTTGCTAGATGCCGGGCGATCAGCCCGGCAAGCCGCGCATTGGACTTCATCAGGGCGACGTTCGCCCGGAGGGAAGCTCCATGAGTCTCCCGGTGAATCCAGTCGAGCAAGTAGGGAGTGACCCGCTGCCCCGAGATGCCTTCCCGTTGCGCGCTGGATTCCCCACGCCTGAGAGATTCCTCCAAACGGGAACTGTCCATTGCCGCATCTTCGGGCACAGGGTTCACGACCAGCACCGCCCCGGCCAAGCCAAGGTCGCGTGCCGCCCGGGCTATCCTGCCGATCTGCGCTG
This sequence is a window from Bacillota bacterium. Protein-coding genes within it:
- a CDS encoding cation:proton antiporter, which encodes MNVVLAIGLLLISGVAAGRLAGELKMSSVTGYLVAGLVLGQVWPGIRQPVSGMAIALATDIGLGLIAFVVGGELEAGRLRSLARGVLGMALAQALGAFALVALVSVLLGHSSGVGLVIGAIAAATAPASTIMVVRRHKAEGPLTQALIPVVAIDDAICI
- a CDS encoding ATP-grasp domain-containing protein, with product MRVAVAVDPLEERGDAARAVTAALIERCETCVVPADSEFLAAIRGAKPDIVFNLSSGVRGESRQSQVPAMLEMVGIPYTGSGVLAHALALDKAAAKKVMSYYGIATPKFRTILTGPEELDGWDTFPAIVKPGREGSGMGIHRDSLVRTAAEAVAQVERVRTEFGLPVVVEEFIEGAEFTVGVMGNPPCVRALPPLLIDFSELPPETGRFYTYEVKKDFGESTKYLCPAPISPELRTALEAAACGAFMSIGCRDVARVDIRERGGQPYVIEINSLPGMRPDYSDLPKVALAAGMDYPTLVRRILSLACRRTGLVSPFDLPDVGQQGL